DNA sequence from the Solirubrobacterales bacterium genome:
GCGGCGATCTGGATTCGGCCACCCTGGGAACCGGCGCAGCCGGGGAGGCTGGACGTGATGGTAGATCCCGGTCAGGCGTTCGGCACCGGTGCCCATCCGACCACGAGGCTCTGTATCGAGGCCCTGATCGATCTGGCGGCGCCCGGCCCGGCCGGACCCCTGACCGATCTCGGCTGTGGTTCCGGTGTGCTGTCGATCGCTGCCTCCCGGCTCGGTTTCGGTCCGCTCTTCGGTTGCGACAACGAACCGGCTGCAATCGAGGCGGCCCGGGAGAACGCGGCGGCCAACGGGGTGGAGGTGGACTTTCAGCGGGTCGACCTCCGGTCCGGGCTGCCGACCCTCGCCCCGACCACCGTTGCCAACCTGACCGCTCCGCTACTCGAAGCCGTCGCCTCCGGGCTCACCCCGCCAACCGTCCCGGCCACCCTGGTCTGCTCCGGCCTCCTCACCACCGAGTACGGACGGGTCAAGAGGGCCTTCGAACCGTTCGGCCTGACCGAGGCCGGCCGGGGAGCGATCGGGGAGTGGGGTTCCCTGACCTTTGTCCGGGAACGCCCGTGACCGCTCCGTCACTGCCGGATCCCGCCACCGGTCCATCCGGGGAGTCGGATCTCCCGATCGCGATGTTCGACTCGGGGGTTGGTGGCCTCACGGTGCTCCACGAATGCCTGGTCTCCCTGCCGGGAGAGGACTTTCTCTATCTCGGGGACAGCAGCCACTTTCCGTACGGCACGAAATCACCGGACGAACTCCGGGAGCGCACCGGACGGATCGCCCGCCACCTGCTCGCCGACAGAGCCAAGATGCTGGTCATCGCCTGCAACTCGGCGACTGCCGCGGCGGGCGACCAGATCCGGCAGCTCGGAGCCGATTCCGGCGTGCCGGTGCTCACCGTGGTTGGCCCGGAGGCAGAGATCGCCGGGGCGATCACCGGCTCCGGCCGAATCGGGGTTCTCGCCACGCCGGCCACGGTCAGGAGTGGTGCCTACCGGCGGGCGCTCGAGTCCCTGGGGCCCGCGTTCACGGTCACCGAGGTGGAGGCGCCCGACCTGGCCCCGATCATTCAGGAAGGCCCGACCTTCGATGAGGCGGTCATGGACACCGTGCGGGACTACTGTCGGCCGCTCAAGGCTGCCGACGTGGACACCCTGATCCTCGGCTGCACCCATTACCCGCTGGTTGCGCCGATGCTCCAGCGGATGCTGGGCCGGAACGTCAGTCTGGTCACCGCAGGTCACGCGATCGCCGCCGCGATCCAGCGTGAGCTGTCACTTCGGGGCAGCCTTGGCGATCCCGGCCGGGAAGGGGAGTATCGCTTCCAGGTGACCGGGGATCCTGACTCCTTTGCCCGTTCCGGATCACGCTTCCTCCAGCTGCCGCTGTCCGGGCGGGTTGAGCGGATCGATCTCTGAGCCCGGACCTGGTTGCCACCCGGTCCGGTCGTGGGTCCGGGTACCCTTGTCGCATGTCCCAACTGGAGCGGATCCGTACCGATGCCCAGGCCGCGCTCAAGAGCGGCGACCGGCGCCTGGCCCAGGCCCTGCGTCTGATTCAGGATGCCGTCCAGCAGGACGAGAAGCTCGGCAAGGGCGATGAGATCGCGGTCCTCCAGCGGGAGCGCAAGAAACGTCTCGAGTCGGCCCGGGCTTTTGCCGACGGCGGCCGCTACGAGCAGGCCGAGGCCGAAAAGCTCGAGGCTGACCTGATCAGCCAGTATCTTCCCGCCCAGTTGACCGACGAGGAACTGGACCGGATGGTGGCCGAGGCGGTCGAGGCAACCGGGGCCACCGATCAGAAGCAGATGGGTCAGGTCATGGGCTACCTCAAGGAAAAGGTCGCGGGCCGGGCCGACGGGAAGCGGGTCAGCACCGCAGTCCGGAAGCAACTTGGCGCGTAGGACCCTGACTCTCGACAATGCGGTCGCCGCGGATCTGGCCGGAACCGGCGACTCGGTCCTCAGGGCCCTGCGCGAGCGCACCGGGTCGCGCGTCCACCTGAGAGGAAACCGGCTGACCCTGGAGGGTGAGGAATCGGAACTGGACGGTGCAGCCAGACTGGTCGAGGAGATGGTCGATCTGATCGAGGCCGGCCACGAGGTCGAGCCGTCCACGGTCGAATCGGTGACCAATGCGATCCAGTCCTCACGGCGTCCCGCCGAGATGCTGGATGACGTCATCTGGCGGCATCGCAACACGCGGGTCGTTCCGAAGACCGTGACCCAGAAGCGGTACGTCGACTCGATCCGCCGCAGCACGATCACCTTCGGAATCGGCCCGGCCGGAACCGGCAAGACCTTTCTCGCTGTCGCCATGGCCGCCTCCGCGCTGGTCGACGGTGACGTTCAGCGGATCATCCTCACCAGACCCGCGGTCGAGGCCGGAGAGAGCCTCGGCTTCCTGCCGGGAGACCTGCAGGCCAAGGTCGATCCGTACCTGCGTCCGCTGTTCGATGCGCTCTACGACATGCTCGACCCGGACCGGGTGAACGGCTACTTCGACCGTGGCGTGATCGAGGTGGCACCACTCGCCTTCATGCGAGGGCGGACCCTGAATGACGCCTTCGTGATCCTCGACGAGGCCCAGAACACGACCCCCGAACAGATGAAGATGTTCCTCACCCGGCTCGGTTTCAACTCGAAGATGGTGGTGACCGGGGACGTGACCCAGATCGACCTGCCCCGGGAGCAGCGGTCCGGCCTGGTGGTGGTGCGGGACATTCTCGACGGGATCGAGGACGTCGAGTTCGTGCGCTTCGCCGACTCGGATGTGGTGCGGCACCGGCTGGTCCAGAAGATTGTGGCCGCCTACGGCAGCTACTCGGAAAAGCGTCCCGGCAAGGGTGTCAGTCAGGCCACGGCCGGATCGGGCGACGAACCGGAATGACGGTCGAGCTTGAGGATGTACCGGAACCGTTCCGGCGGGCGGTTTCGGCGGCGCTTGATGCGGCCGGAATCAGCGAAGGTCATCTTGCGGTCACGGCGGTTCCGGCCGCCGAGATCCACCGCTTGAACCTCGAGTACCGCGGAATCGACCGACCGACCGACGTGCTGTCCTTCCCGGTCGACGAGGACGAACCGGCACCCGGCCCCCTTGAGCTCGGCGACGTGGTGTTCTGCCCGGACGAGTGCGTCGACCAAGTCGAGGCGGTCATCCACGGTGTCCTTCACCTCTGCGGCCACGACCATGAAACCGACGACGGCGAGATGCTCGAGCTTCAGGACCGGGTTGTCGAAAGCCTCGGGATGTCTCCTCGGATGACGGTTGAAGATGAGTGAGACAGAGAAACCCTCCAGGGCGGGCTTCGTCGGACTCGCCGGCCGTCCCAACGCCGGCAAGTCGACCCTGGTCAACGCGATCGTCGGCAGCCGGGTGGCGATCACCTCGGTCAGGCCACAGACCACCCGACGGGCGATCCGTGGAGTTGCGACCGACCTCGAGGCCGGTGTTCAGATGGTCCTGATTGACCTGCCCGGGGTGCAGCGGCCCCGGGACCAGCTCACCAGCCGGATGCAGAGCCGGGTCGAACATGAACTGGCCGGAGCCGATGTGGTCCTGCTCGTGATCAACGGGGAGGAGGGGGTCGGTCCCGGAGACCGCTTCATCGCCGGGGCACTCCTGGCAGGAGAGTCCGCGCCAACCGTGATCTGCGCGGTAAACAAGGAGGACCGGGCGGGAAGGGAGGTCGTCCCGGTGCTGGCCGAAGCGGCCGGACTGCCGGGAGTGAGCGAGGTGTTTCCGGTCAGCGCTCTGCGTCGCACCGGCCTCGACCCGCTGGTTTCCCGGCTGCAGGAGCTGATGCCGGAGGGGCCTTTCATGTATCCCCCGGAAGATCGTTCCGACCAACCCCGTGAGGTCCTCCTGGCGGAACTGATTCGGGGGGCGGCCCTGATTCGTACCAGGCAGGAGATTCCCCACTCGCTGGAAGCGAAAGTAACCGAGATCGAACGACGCGAAGATGGACTGTGGTGGGTTGCGGCCCGGATCTGGGTTGAGTCGGAGTCCCAGAAGCGGATCCTGATCGGCCGTGGCGGCAGCAAGGTCCGGGAGATCGGAGCGGCCTCCCGCCGTGAACTCGAGCGTGAACTCGGCGACCGGGTTCACCTGGACCTGCGAATCGAGGTGCGCCACCGGTGGCGACAGGACGACGGACTGCTTGATCGCCTCGGAATCGAGTAGCCGGTCCGGTCGGAAGGATCCGGCCCAGGCTTCAGGTATCCCTTTGTCCTGTCCGGTCGTCGCGTATAGGGTGCGACTGTTGTGACCGGAAACGCCGGTCCGTACCCAGGAGAGAGTAAATGGAGCTTTACCCAGTTACCTATGAGGCCGACTACGTTCGGGAACGAAACCGGCTGACGACATTTTTCCGGATGATCGTTGCAATTCCGTGGCTGATCGTCGCCTACGTCTACGCGATCGCCTTGGCGGTGGTCCTGGTCATCGCCTGGTTCGCCCTGATAATCCTCGGTCGCTACCCGCAGGGGATGTACAACTTCGTCGGCGGCATCCTGCGGTTCTCCATGCGGGTCAACGCGTTTGCCTATCTGCAGACGGACGCCTGGCCGCCGTTCGGAATCTCCGACGATCCCGACTATCCGGTGCGGGTGAATTTCGAGCCCCCGGCTGAACGCCAGAGCCGCCTGAAGGCCTTCTTCCGGCTGATCCTGCTGATTCCGGTGATGGTCCTCTCCTACGGGGTCGCGTTCGTCCAGATGGGCGTGGCGATGGTCGCCTGGATGACGATCGTTTTTCGCGGCTACCAGCCCGCGGCGATCCACAACGCCCTGGCCTGGGTCAACGGCTGGTCGACCCGGGTCAATGCCTACGCCTACCTGATGCGGGATGAGTATCCGCCGGTCGGGGACGAGACCCCGGTTGAGGTTGATCCGCCGGCGGCCGAGCTTGGCGCCGGAGAACCGGTTTCCGCTCCGCTCGACGCGGGGTCGCCCGCCCCCGAGGCACTCGATCCGGGGCAGCAGACCGATCCGGGAGGCGCCGCACCGGGAGACACCTCCCGGCAGTAACCACCGGGAGGTGCGTCGAAGGTCACCGACCTCGGTGACCCCGGCTGCCGCATCACCGAAGGTGCCGGACGGGATCGAGGCGGCGGCAGATCAGCCGCCGCCGTTCGGTCCCGGAGGTGGGCCAACTGACGCCGGGGAGGTCCCGGAGAATATCCTCACCCGAGATGACCGATTTCGCCAAGATCCCGGATGACCTGAAGCCCGCCGACGGCCGCTTCGGCTGTGGCCCCTCGAAGGTGCGTCCCGAAGCGCTGCGATCCCTGGCGGACCGATCCGACCTGATCGGCACTTCGCATCGGCAGAAGCCGGTGAAGGACCTCGTCGGCCGCGTCCGCAGCGGCCTCGGAGAGCTTTTTGGGCTTCCCGACGGCTACGAGATCGCTCTGGGTAACGGCGGTGCCACCGCGTTCTGGGATGCGGCGGCCGCCTGGCTGGTCCGGGACCGGGCGCTCCACCTGGTCTACGGCGAGTTCTCCCGCAAGTTTTCCCAGGTCACCGCCGGTGCTCCCTTCCTGTCCGACCCGGTGCTGATCGAGGCGGACCCGGGCAGCGCCCCGACCCCGGAGTCCCGGGCCGGTGTCGACGTGATCGGCTGGGCGCACAACGAGACCTCGACCGGAGTCATGGTCCCGGTCGAGCGTCCGGCGGGCTCCGACGACGCCCTGGTCCTGATCGACGCCACCTCCGGGGCCGGCGGCCTCCCGGTGGACCTGAAGCAGACCGACGTCTACTACTTCGCACCACAGAAGGCGTTCGGGTCCGACGGTGGCCTCTGGCTGGCGGCGCTCGGCCCGAAGGCGATTTCCCGGATCGAGGAGCTCGATGGATCGTCGGACCGATGGCAGCCGGCGTTCCTGTCCCTGAAGACAGCCCTCGACAACTCCCGCAAGAACCAGACCTACAACACCCCGGCGTTGGCCACCCTGTACCTGCTCGCGGAGCAGCTCGAGTGGATGCTCGCCGGTGGGGGGCTCGATTTCTGCGTCGGACGAACCGAGGCTTCGTCTTCGCACCTGTACGGCTGGGCCGAAGCCAGCGATTTCGCAACCCCTTTCGTCGCCGATCCGGCCCGGCGTTCGCTGGTGGTCGGCACGATCGACTTCGAAGATTCGATCGATGCGGCCGCTGTGGCGGCAACCCTTCGGGCCAACGGCATAGTTGACGTCGAGCCGTACCGCAAACTCGGTCGCAACCAGCTGAGAGTCGCGATGTTTCCGGCGATCGACCCGTCCGACATCGAGGCGCTCACCGCCTGCATCGACTGGGTGATCGGGAACGCCGGAGTCACCGCATGAAAATCCTGATCGAACCCGGCGCGCCGCAGTCGGCTGCCCAGTGAGGAGAAGAACAGCATGAGTGACCGAGCCAAAGTCCTGGTCAAGGAAAAGATCGCCGATGCCGGGGTGGAAATGCTCCGGGAACGGTTCGACGTTGAACTCGGTCTCGACTGGGACGACGACGTCCTCGCCGACCGGATCGGAGAGTTCGATGCGATCCTGATCAGGTCGGCCACTCAACTGACCCCCGAACTGATCGATCGCGCCGACAACATGAAGGTGATCGGCCGGGCCGGCACCGGGGTTGACAACGTCGACATGCCGGCCGCGACGAAGCGCGGAATCATTGTCGCCAACGCCCCGGAATCCAACTCGGTCGCGGCGGCGGAACACAGTCTCGCGCTCGCCCTGGCGCTCTTCCGCAACGTGCCCCAGGCCCACGGTTCGCTGGTTGCGGGACGCTGGGACCGGGCGAAGTACAAGGGATCCGAGCTTTACGGCAAGACCCTCGGGGTGATCGGATTCGGACGAATCGGCCAGCTGGTTGCGAAACGGGCCCAGTCCTTTGAGATGGAGGTGCTGGCCTTCGACAAGTTCGTTTCGGCCGAACGCTTCCGCGAACTCGGAGTGGAGGGGGTCGATTCTCCGGAAGACCTCTACCGTCGGTCCGACCTGCTCACAGTTCATCTGCCGAAGACCCCGGAAACGATCAACTGGATCGACGCCGAGGCGATCGCCGCCTTCAAGCCGGGGATGCGGATCGTCAACTGCGCCCGGGGCGAGCTGATCGACCTCGACGCGCTGATCGCCGGGCTCGACTCCGGCCAGGTGAAGGGCGCCGCCCTTGACGTTTTTCCCGGCGAGCCGTTCACCGAACATCCGATCTTCGAACGCGAAGATGTCGTCGTCACCCCGCATCTCGGCGCTTCGACCGCAGAAGCCCAGGACCGGGCCGGAACCGACACCGCCGAGCAGGTGATCGCCGCCCTGACCGGTGGGGTCGTCACCAATGCGGTCAACATCCCGGCGGTCAGCCCCGCCCTGATGGAGGCTCTGGCTCCGTACGTGCCGCTCTGCCAGACCCTTGGCCAGACCGCGGCCGGGCTGCTCAGGACTCCGATCGACCGGCTGGAGATCGAGTTCCGGGGTGGTGTTGCCGAACAGGACACCCGGCTTCTGGTGATCGCGGTGATGGCGGGCCTGCTCGACGGCTACACCGAGGAGGACGTCAACCTCGTCAACGCGCCCCAGATGGCGGAGGAGCGCGGTCTCGAAGCAAGCGTGACCAAGGAACCAAGCGCCGAGGAGTTCACCGATCTGGTCCGGGTTCGGGTCGAAGCCGGTGAGGAAAAGGTGTCGGTTGCCGGGACCAACGTCGGTCCGCGCAACATCCCGTACCTGGTCGGAATCTGGGGACAGAGCTTCTACCTGCCGTTTGCCGCTCACATGGCGGTGCTCCGGTACAGCGACCGTCCCGGCATGATCGGCCAGGTGGGATCGCTGCTCGGCGAGCAGGGCGTCAACATCGGCTCGGCGGCGGTCGGGGCCGAGGCTGGTGGTGATCGGGCAGTGATGGTCGTCACCGCCGACGCCCCGGTCAGGGATGAGACGATCGAGGCGATCCTTGGTCTCGACGGCTTTGACTCGGGTTACGCGATCGAACTCTGACCGGACCGGCCGGTTTCGGTCCGGGCGACGATGATGATCGGGGAGTTCTGCTTGGCGACAGTCGGCGCTTGCGCTAGGCTTCACTCAAGTCATGGATTTTCCGGCCACCAGCCCGCTTCTACTTCTTCTCCTCCCCCGCTAGGGGGATAGATCGCCGGGCGGCGCGTTAGCCGTAAGCACTCGCAGGATCCATGAACTGACTTGAGAAGGAGAAGCAGATGTCCACACAGGACCAAGACGACGCCAATCGCGTCCACATCTTTGACACCACCCTGAGGGACGGCGAGCAGTCACCCGGAATTTCGCTGAACGCCTCGGAGAAGATCGAGATCGCCCAGCAGCTCGCCCGACTCGGGGTGGACGTGATCGAGGCCGGCTTTCCGATCGCCTCGCCGGGGGACTTCGAGGCGGTCGAGCGGATCGCCCGGGAGGTCCACGGGCCGGTGATCTGCGGGCTCGCCCGGGCCCAGGCGCCGGACATCGAAGCGGCCTGGAATGCGATCAGGGACTCCGAGCGACCCCGGATTCACACCTTCATCTCGACCTCCGACATCCACATCGAACACCAGATGCGAAACACCCGGGAAGACGTGAAGAAGGGTGCGCGCGCGGCGGTGGCGCAGGCGAAGTCCTACTGCGAGGACGTCGAGTTTTCCCCGATGGACGCGACCCGGAGTGACGTCGAGTTCACCGCCGAGGTCTGTGCGATCGCGGTCGAGGAGGGCGCGACCGTGGTCAACATCCCCGACACAGTCGGCTACACGACCCCGGCCGAGTACGCGAAGTTCGTCGAGGATCTCTACAGCTTCGCGCCGTCGCTGAAGGACGTGCGGCTCTCGGTTCACTGCCACGACGATCTGGGGCTGGCGGTGGCCAACTCCTACGCCGGGGTGCTGGCCGGCGCTCGTCAGGTCGAGTGTGCGATCAACGGAATCGGTGAACGGGCCGGCAACTGCTCGCTGGAGGAGATCGCGATGCTGATCAAGGTCCGGCAGGACGCCCACGGACTCCACACCGGCATCAACACGGCGGAGCTGGCCCGTGCCAGCCGCATGGTCTCCCGACTCACCGGGTACGTGGTTCAGCCGAACAAGGCGGTGGTGGGGCGCAACGCCTTCGCCCACGAGTCCGGGATTCACCAGGACGGGGTGCTGAAGGAACGCTCCACCTTCGAGATCATGGACGCCACCGAGGTCGGCTACGACTCGAACCAGCTGGTTCTGGGCAAGCACTCGGGCCGCCATGCCTTGCGGGACGCGCTCGAGCAGCTCGGGTATGTGGTCGACGGGGAGGCGCTCAACCAGGCATTCCGGAGGTTCAAGCAGGTCGCAGACAAGAAGAAGCAGGTGACTGCGCTCGATCTGGAGGCGCTGGTCGCCGACGAAATGCAGGAGCGGCCCCAGTCTCACGAACTGATCAGTTTCGAGGTCGAGGCCGGCACCGACCGTTCGCCGATGGCCAAGGTCGAGATCACGATGCCGGACGGCTCCCGACGGGGGGCCGAGTCCACCGGCGACGGGCCGGTCGAGGCGATCTTCGGGGCGATTCAGCTTGCCGCTGACGAAGGGGAGCCGGAACTGCGGGAGTATCGCGTGGCCGCGATCACCGGGGGCGAGGATGCCCTCGGCCAGGTGACGGTGGTCCTCAGGCGAAACGAGGTGACTGCCTCCGGGCAGGGGGTGTCAACCGACATCCTCGAAGCCTCCGCCCGTGCCTACATTCGTGCCTTCTCCGGCCTTGCCGACGAGCAGGTGCGACGCAAGCCGGAACAGGCGACAACCGGTCCCTGAACAGGGATCGATCAGCGGATCGGCCGGTGGCATCCCGGCCGATCCGTGATCCTCGTCACTCGGGCCCGGAAGCGTGAGCGCCGTCACCCACGGGTGGTCCGACCACCCGTAGCCTTCTGATCGTGGGGTTGCTGCCCGGCCCCCACTGAGATCAAAGTTCAACCAAGGTACAAGTGATAAAGATGATGGGCAAAGCACTCTTTTCTCTCCTCCATGTCCTGCCGGCCGACCACAGCAAGCCGCCGGTCAACTCCGAGACACGCCGGTAAGGGTCCCGTCATCCAGGGCCCCAAAGCCCGGAACCCCTCAAAGCCCCGCCCAACGGCGGGGCTTTTTCTTTGCCGCCACACCTCCCCCAAAGGTGGGGCCAACCGATGCCTGTACAGGCACTGACGGGCCCCACCGGTGGTGAGAGGGGGAGTTAGGTGGGCCTAACGGGATTCGGGACGTTTGTACGTGATACTGTACGTCGATGGGTTTGACCGTGACATCCCCGACCGTGAGCAGGGCGGATGCCGCCCCCTCGATCCGGACCGAGTTCGGTCCCGGCGGCGGGAACGGACACTCCGCCGCGGTTGGTCCCCGGGTCCGGCAGCTGCGCGAAGATGCCGGGCTCTCCCTGCGCGACCTGGCCGAGCGGAGTGGCGTCAGCGCGACCACTCTCTCGCAGGTTGAGCGGGGCAACAGCAGCCCGACCCTGAACGTGGCCGAACGGATCGCCTCCGGGCTCGGGCTGACCCTCTCGAAGCTGCTGCGGCTGGACGAATCTCCCCACGTGGTAGTCAGCCGGGCCGAAAACCACCGGCGACAGGTGCATGGCGGACACCGGATCGAGGAACTCACTCCGCCTCAGCCCGGACTGAGCGCCGAGATCTCGGCACACGAACTGGATCCGGGTGCTGCCACCGGTGCGGAAGGTGAGCCCCCGATGCATGCCCCCGGCAGTCGTGAGACCGCGGTCGTGCTTGAGGGCGCCCTGATCCTTGCGGTCGACGGGGAGCGTCTCTCGCTCTCGGCCGGAGACAGCGTCACGTTCGATGCCGACCTGCCCCACTATTTTGCAAACGAAAGCGATTCCGAAACCCGGTTCATCGCCCTGATCGCCGCGGGCCTTCGCCGCGGCTGAACGCCACAAGGAGAGCAAGCCATGCCGAAGACGATGTTCGAGAAGATCTGGGAAGCCCATGAGGTAAGGGAGGACCTGCTCTACATCGATCTCCACCTGGTGCATGAGGTGACCTCACCCCAGGCCTTCGAAGGTCTTCGCATGAACGGCCGTGCGCTGCGTCGGCCGGACAAGACGGTGGCCACCGCCGATCACAACGTGCCGACCGACGGCACCGCCACCGCGAGACTGATCGCCGACACGCTCTCCCGCAAGCAGGTCGAGACCCTGGAGGCGAACTGTGAGGAGTACGGGGTCCCGGTCTACAGCCTCGGGTCCGACTCCCAGGGCATCGTTCACGTGATCGGACCGGAGTTGGGCCTGACCCAGCCCGGAATGACCATCGTCTGCGGCGACTCCCACACCTCGACCCACGGTGCCTTCGGGGCGCTCGCCTTCGGGATCGGCACCTCCGAGGTCGAACACGTGATGGCGACCCAGACCCTGGTGCAGCGCAAGCCGAAGACGATGCGGATCAACTACACCGGCACCCTGCAGCCCGGCGTTACCTCCAAGGACCTGATCCTGGCCACGATCGGTCGGCTCGGCACCTCCGGCATGACCGGCCACGTCGTCGAGTACGCCGGCGAGGCGATCGAGGCCCTGACCATGGAACAGCGGATGACGGTCTGCAACATGACGATCGAGGGTGGCGGCAAGGCCGGGATGATCGCCCCGGACGAGACCACGTACGAGTACATGCGCGGCAGGGACGGAATGCCGGAGGACTACGAGGCCGCGGTCGCGCGATGGAAGCAGTTGCCGACCGAGGAGGGCGCCGAGTTCGACACCGAGGTGACCATCGACGCCACGGCGATCTCGCCGATGGTCAGCTGGGGCACGACCCCGGGGATGGTCGCCCAGGTTTCCGAGGTGGTACCCGACCCGGCGAAGATGGACACCCCGGCCGACCGGGAAGCGGCCGAACGGGCCCTCCAGTACATGGGTCTCGAGGCCGGGACCAGGATGGAGGACATCCGTCCCGAACGGGTCTTCATCGGCTCCTGCACAAACGCCCGGATCTCGGATCTGCGTGAAGCGGCGGCCGCGATCAAGGGTCGCAAGGTGGCCGACTCGATCCGGGCGATGGTCGTGCCCGGCTCGGCCAAGGTCAAGGCCCAGGCGGAAGCTGAGGGTCTCGACAAGCTGTTCAGCGAGGCCGGCTTCGAGTGGCGCGGCGCCGGCTGCTCGATGTGCCTCGGCATGAACCCGGACATCCTGATCGAGGGTGAACGCTGCGCCTCGACCTCGAACCGGAACTTCGAGGGTCGGCAGGGCAAGGGCGGACGCACCCACCTGGTCAGCCCGACCATGGCGACCGCCGCCGCGATCGAGGGCCACTTCGTCGACATCCGCACCTGGGCCTGAGCCGAACCGAGAACTGGAGAACAGTATGGAACCGATCAACATCATCGAGGGACCGGTATCGGTCCTTGACCGCAGCGACGTCGACACCGACCAGATCATCCCGAAGCAGTTCCTGAAACGGGTTGAACGCACCGGGTACGGCGAGTTTCTTTTCTACGACTGGATCCGTGACGGCGAGATCGAACTCGAACCGAACCCGATCCTCGTTTCGGGTCGGAACTTCGGCTCGGGGTCCTCGCGTGAGCACGCCGTCTGGGCGCTGGCCCAGTTCGGCTTCCAGGCCGTGGTCGCACCGTCCTTCTCGGACATCTTCTACTCGAACTGCACCAAGAACGGGTTTCTTCCCGTGGTCGCCTCGAAGGAAGACTGCGAGGCGCTGGCCGCAGCCGGATCCGGCCGGATCGACCTGCTGGAGCAGAAGCTGAGCTGGGACGGGGGAGAGGTCTTCTTCGAGATCGACCCCGAGATCAAGCGGCGACTGGTCGGCGGGCTTGACGACATCGCCCTGACGCTCGGCGATGAAGCCGACATCGAGCGCTTCGAGGCGGGCCCGGGGGGCAGCTACGGTCCGGTGACGACCGCGATCTGATGATGGTCGGTGGTGGCCCGGCCGACTGGGATGCTTCCGGATACGCCCAGACTGCCACTCCGCAGATGGAGTGGTCCGGCGATGTGCTCGACCGCCTTCGTCTGACCGGTGTCGAAACCGTGCTCGACGCCGGGTGCGGGAGCGGCGGGGTCACCGCCACGCTGCTCGAACGCCTGCCGCGAGGCAGGGTGGTCGCCCTGGATGGCTCCCCGGCGATGATCGCCGAGGCCGAGCGGCATCTGTCCGCCTTCGCGGATCAGGGTCGGGTGAGTTTCACCTGTCAGGACCTGGGTGAGTTCCAGTTGGACATTCCGGTCGACAGGGTCTTCTCGAACGCGGTGTTTCACTGGGTCCCCGACCACCCGGCCCTGTTTCGCAGACTCGCGGCGGCACTCCGCCCCGGTGGCCGTCTGGTCGCCCAGTACGGCGGCAGCGGCAACGTGACCGAACAGGTCACGGCGATC
Encoded proteins:
- the leuC gene encoding 3-isopropylmalate dehydratase large subunit — its product is MPKTMFEKIWEAHEVREDLLYIDLHLVHEVTSPQAFEGLRMNGRALRRPDKTVATADHNVPTDGTATARLIADTLSRKQVETLEANCEEYGVPVYSLGSDSQGIVHVIGPELGLTQPGMTIVCGDSHTSTHGAFGALAFGIGTSEVEHVMATQTLVQRKPKTMRINYTGTLQPGVTSKDLILATIGRLGTSGMTGHVVEYAGEAIEALTMEQRMTVCNMTIEGGGKAGMIAPDETTYEYMRGRDGMPEDYEAAVARWKQLPTEEGAEFDTEVTIDATAISPMVSWGTTPGMVAQVSEVVPDPAKMDTPADREAAERALQYMGLEAGTRMEDIRPERVFIGSCTNARISDLREAAAAIKGRKVADSIRAMVVPGSAKVKAQAEAEGLDKLFSEAGFEWRGAGCSMCLGMNPDILIEGERCASTSNRNFEGRQGKGGRTHLVSPTMATAAAIEGHFVDIRTWA
- the serA gene encoding phosphoglycerate dehydrogenase, yielding MSDRAKVLVKEKIADAGVEMLRERFDVELGLDWDDDVLADRIGEFDAILIRSATQLTPELIDRADNMKVIGRAGTGVDNVDMPAATKRGIIVANAPESNSVAAAEHSLALALALFRNVPQAHGSLVAGRWDRAKYKGSELYGKTLGVIGFGRIGQLVAKRAQSFEMEVLAFDKFVSAERFRELGVEGVDSPEDLYRRSDLLTVHLPKTPETINWIDAEAIAAFKPGMRIVNCARGELIDLDALIAGLDSGQVKGAALDVFPGEPFTEHPIFEREDVVVTPHLGASTAEAQDRAGTDTAEQVIAALTGGVVTNAVNIPAVSPALMEALAPYVPLCQTLGQTAAGLLRTPIDRLEIEFRGGVAEQDTRLLVIAVMAGLLDGYTEEDVNLVNAPQMAEERGLEASVTKEPSAEEFTDLVRVRVEAGEEKVSVAGTNVGPRNIPYLVGIWGQSFYLPFAAHMAVLRYSDRPGMIGQVGSLLGEQGVNIGSAAVGAEAGGDRAVMVVTADAPVRDETIEAILGLDGFDSGYAIEL
- the leuD gene encoding 3-isopropylmalate dehydratase small subunit, coding for MEPINIIEGPVSVLDRSDVDTDQIIPKQFLKRVERTGYGEFLFYDWIRDGEIELEPNPILVSGRNFGSGSSREHAVWALAQFGFQAVVAPSFSDIFYSNCTKNGFLPVVASKEDCEALAAAGSGRIDLLEQKLSWDGGEVFFEIDPEIKRRLVGGLDDIALTLGDEADIERFEAGPGGSYGPVTTAI
- a CDS encoding helix-turn-helix domain-containing protein, which translates into the protein MGLTVTSPTVSRADAAPSIRTEFGPGGGNGHSAAVGPRVRQLREDAGLSLRDLAERSGVSATTLSQVERGNSSPTLNVAERIASGLGLTLSKLLRLDESPHVVVSRAENHRRQVHGGHRIEELTPPQPGLSAEISAHELDPGAATGAEGEPPMHAPGSRETAVVLEGALILAVDGERLSLSAGDSVTFDADLPHYFANESDSETRFIALIAAGLRRG
- a CDS encoding methyltransferase domain-containing protein; the protein is MMVGGGPADWDASGYAQTATPQMEWSGDVLDRLRLTGVETVLDAGCGSGGVTATLLERLPRGRVVALDGSPAMIAEAERHLSAFADQGRVSFTCQDLGEFQLDIPVDRVFSNAVFHWVPDHPALFRRLAAALRPGGRLVAQYGGSGNVTEQVTAIRELVACGDFSPWLDGYRTPWTFNGPTETARWLVEAGFDRPECDLEERIARPEDPRRFFETSFLAEVRERLPEQELPRFVDRAMVAMGNPRSFRYIRLNIDARRI
- a CDS encoding 2-isopropylmalate synthase, with translation MSTQDQDDANRVHIFDTTLRDGEQSPGISLNASEKIEIAQQLARLGVDVIEAGFPIASPGDFEAVERIAREVHGPVICGLARAQAPDIEAAWNAIRDSERPRIHTFISTSDIHIEHQMRNTREDVKKGARAAVAQAKSYCEDVEFSPMDATRSDVEFTAEVCAIAVEEGATVVNIPDTVGYTTPAEYAKFVEDLYSFAPSLKDVRLSVHCHDDLGLAVANSYAGVLAGARQVECAINGIGERAGNCSLEEIAMLIKVRQDAHGLHTGINTAELARASRMVSRLTGYVVQPNKAVVGRNAFAHESGIHQDGVLKERSTFEIMDATEVGYDSNQLVLGKHSGRHALRDALEQLGYVVDGEALNQAFRRFKQVADKKKQVTALDLEALVADEMQERPQSHELISFEVEAGTDRSPMAKVEITMPDGSRRGAESTGDGPVEAIFGAIQLAADEGEPELREYRVAAITGGEDALGQVTVVLRRNEVTASGQGVSTDILEASARAYIRAFSGLADEQVRRKPEQATTGP